The Glaciimonas sp. CA11.2 genome includes a window with the following:
- a CDS encoding DUF2256 domain-containing protein — protein sequence MKMQKKSNLPSKVCLSCGLPFAWRKKWATVWDEVKYCSARCRKAKRSGT from the coding sequence ATGAAAATGCAGAAAAAATCTAACCTCCCGAGTAAGGTTTGTCTCAGTTGCGGCTTGCCGTTTGCGTGGCGCAAAAAATGGGCGACGGTGTGGGATGAGGTCAAATATTGCTCAGCGCGATGCCGCAAGGCTAAACGTAGCGGAACATAA
- a CDS encoding LysR substrate-binding domain-containing protein, with translation MELRQLRYFVRVVEQGSMGRAARELGVVTSALSQQISRLESELSTRLLQRTSSGVTPTDAGLAFMHQAQLALRHVDDAARAAQQARLSGHVSVGMAPSTSGVLGLPFMRAMRERYPDVRLHMVESLSGHLTAMLTARQIDLAILFHADPAQRWSVMPLLEERLFVIGASDVITMPSGKSVRLSQLANVPLILPSGPHGLRSLLSAAFARATCTPCVVAEIDGLAMLMDAVRAGFGATIQPGAALARGDAELLTAVHISDKHARRSNLLVSLSDNELSPSGLAARVVLADVTRTLVSEGRWPGATLHK, from the coding sequence ATGGAACTACGGCAGTTGCGCTATTTTGTGCGCGTAGTGGAGCAGGGTAGCATGGGACGCGCTGCCCGCGAACTTGGGGTTGTTACATCCGCCCTGAGCCAGCAAATAAGTCGACTTGAAAGCGAATTATCGACGCGCTTATTGCAGCGTACGTCAAGTGGGGTCACGCCTACCGACGCCGGGCTTGCCTTCATGCATCAGGCACAACTAGCATTGCGGCACGTTGATGATGCGGCGCGCGCCGCACAGCAGGCGCGATTGTCGGGCCATGTCAGCGTGGGAATGGCACCCAGTACCAGCGGTGTGCTCGGACTGCCCTTTATGCGCGCGATGCGCGAGCGCTATCCAGATGTCCGTCTCCATATGGTAGAAAGTTTATCGGGTCATCTCACGGCCATGCTGACGGCCCGACAAATCGATCTGGCGATTCTGTTTCATGCCGACCCGGCGCAACGCTGGAGTGTCATGCCCTTGCTGGAAGAACGCTTGTTTGTCATCGGCGCAAGCGATGTTATCACCATGCCATCGGGAAAGTCGGTGCGCTTGTCCCAGCTCGCCAACGTGCCTTTAATTCTTCCCAGTGGACCGCATGGCTTGCGTTCTTTGCTCAGCGCTGCGTTTGCGCGCGCGACATGTACACCGTGTGTCGTGGCGGAAATTGACGGTCTGGCAATGTTAATGGATGCCGTACGCGCCGGTTTCGGTGCGACGATCCAACCCGGAGCGGCGCTTGCCCGGGGGGACGCAGAATTGCTTACAGCAGTGCATATATCCGACAAACATGCGCGTCGATCCAATCTGCTGGTGAGCTTGTCGGACAATGAGTTGTCGCCGTCAGGATTAGCTGCACGGGTGGTACTGGCAGATGTGACGCGCACCCTGGTATCTGAAGGTCGCTGGCCGGGCGCCACTCTTCACAAATAG
- the tcuA gene encoding FAD-dependent tricarballylate dehydrogenase TcuA produces the protein MFDVLIIGGGNAALCAALMAREQGASVLLLESAPREWRGGNSQHTRNLRCMHDAPQDVLIETYPEEEYWQDLLKVTGGLTDEKLARLTIRASATCRDWMRSHGVHFQAPISGTLHVARTNAFFMGGGKALVNAYYRSAEKLGISIRYNAAVDALDIDNDGRFLAARIGTERIEARSCVLASGGFESNREWLREAWGQINGEWVADNFLIRGTRFNMGVLLKFMRDAGADMIGDPSQSHCVAIDARAPLYDGGICTRIDCVSLGVMLNKNAQRFYDEGEDFWPKRYAIWGRLVALQPGQIGYSVIDSKAIGRFMPPVFPGTKANTLHELGLLLGLDPVAFVHTIEEYNAACRVGTFDHGILDDCHTEGLTPAKTHWAQPIDQAPFYAYALRPGITFTYLGLKVDERATVHFDGKPSANLFVAGEMMAGNVLGKGYTAGVGMAIGTAFGRIAGTEAANAAGFSRQKKNNQEKVRNGDA, from the coding sequence ATGTTCGATGTACTGATAATCGGGGGTGGAAATGCTGCTTTATGCGCAGCGCTGATGGCGCGCGAACAAGGGGCATCGGTGTTACTGCTGGAATCGGCACCGCGCGAATGGCGCGGTGGCAATTCTCAACATACGCGTAATCTACGCTGCATGCACGATGCGCCGCAAGATGTGTTGATCGAGACTTATCCGGAGGAGGAGTACTGGCAGGATCTGTTAAAGGTCACCGGCGGTCTGACCGACGAAAAGCTCGCACGACTGACCATACGTGCCTCCGCGACATGTCGCGACTGGATGCGTAGTCACGGGGTCCATTTTCAGGCGCCTATTTCGGGCACGCTCCACGTTGCCCGCACCAATGCTTTTTTTATGGGTGGCGGCAAGGCACTGGTCAATGCTTATTATCGCAGCGCCGAAAAATTAGGTATCTCGATCCGTTATAACGCCGCCGTTGATGCGCTCGATATCGATAATGATGGCCGGTTTCTTGCAGCGCGAATCGGCACCGAGCGTATCGAAGCGCGCAGCTGTGTGCTGGCCTCCGGAGGGTTCGAGTCAAACCGTGAATGGTTACGGGAAGCGTGGGGACAAATCAACGGCGAATGGGTTGCTGACAATTTTCTGATTCGTGGCACACGATTCAACATGGGCGTATTGTTAAAGTTCATGCGCGATGCCGGGGCAGACATGATCGGCGATCCATCACAGTCGCACTGCGTTGCTATCGATGCACGGGCACCACTTTACGACGGTGGGATCTGTACCCGCATCGATTGCGTTTCACTGGGCGTCATGCTGAACAAAAATGCACAACGTTTTTATGACGAAGGCGAAGATTTCTGGCCGAAGCGATACGCCATCTGGGGCCGGCTGGTGGCGCTGCAGCCGGGCCAGATTGGCTACTCGGTCATTGATTCAAAAGCCATAGGACGCTTTATGCCGCCGGTTTTCCCGGGGACGAAAGCCAATACCTTACACGAGTTGGGGCTATTGCTGGGTCTGGATCCGGTTGCCTTCGTGCACACCATAGAAGAGTACAACGCCGCTTGCAGGGTGGGCACTTTCGATCATGGCATATTGGATGATTGCCACACCGAGGGTTTGACTCCCGCCAAAACCCATTGGGCGCAGCCCATTGATCAGGCGCCGTTTTACGCTTACGCGCTGAGGCCTGGTATTACATTTACTTATCTTGGCCTCAAAGTCGACGAACGTGCGACGGTCCATTTTGATGGCAAGCCAAGTGCCAATTTGTTCGTTGCCGGGGAAATGATGGCTGGCAACGTGCTGGGTAAGGGATACACGGCGGGCGTGGGAATGGCGATCGGTACTGCTTTTGGTCGGATCGCCGGCACGGAAGCCGCCAACGCCGCCGGATTTTCAAGGCAGAAAAAAAATAACCAAGAGAAAGTGCGCAATGGAGACGCTTGA
- the tcuB gene encoding tricarballylate utilization 4Fe-4S protein TcuB, with translation METLEGLINEARGLAANELEVSRVMTICNSCRYCEGFCAVFPAMARRLEFGKSDIHYLANLCHNCGACLHACQYALPHEFAVNVPKAMATVRLQTYTDYAWPAALGTLYQRNGLTLALATAGALSLFLALVMIMRGTLLFTPLHGNFYAIFPHNTLALMFGTVFLFAMLALGIGVRRFWRTESPGPASAGAMAEASGNVLQLTYLGGGHGEGCNNADDAFTLWRRRFHHFTFYGFMLCFAATSVATLYHFFGVLEVPYPFFSLPVLLGVAGGIGLLIGPTGLLWLNLRRHPMHGDQAQKPMDRGFIVLLLVTSVTGLTLLLWRDTGAMTLLLAVHLGVVMALFLTLPYGKFAHGIYRSAALLKWAIEKRQPTKLRTADE, from the coding sequence ATGGAGACGCTTGAAGGTTTGATCAATGAGGCGCGAGGCCTGGCTGCTAATGAACTCGAAGTGAGCCGCGTAATGACCATTTGTAATTCTTGTCGTTATTGCGAAGGATTCTGTGCAGTGTTTCCGGCCATGGCGCGACGGCTTGAATTCGGTAAGTCCGACATTCACTATCTCGCCAATTTGTGCCACAACTGTGGTGCATGCCTCCATGCATGCCAGTACGCGTTACCGCATGAGTTTGCGGTCAACGTACCGAAGGCTATGGCTACAGTACGTTTGCAGACTTACACGGATTATGCATGGCCAGCTGCATTGGGGACACTGTATCAGCGCAATGGATTGACGCTTGCCCTTGCTACCGCTGGCGCGCTTTCGTTATTTCTTGCGCTGGTGATGATTATGCGCGGAACACTTTTATTTACGCCGCTGCACGGAAATTTTTATGCAATTTTTCCGCATAACACGCTGGCATTAATGTTTGGCACCGTGTTTCTATTTGCGATGTTGGCTCTGGGGATTGGCGTGCGGCGCTTTTGGCGCACCGAATCACCCGGCCCGGCTTCCGCTGGTGCGATGGCAGAGGCGAGCGGCAATGTGTTGCAACTGACCTATCTCGGAGGTGGCCATGGAGAGGGTTGCAACAACGCCGACGATGCATTTACGCTGTGGCGGCGACGTTTCCATCACTTTACTTTTTACGGTTTCATGCTCTGTTTTGCGGCCACCAGCGTGGCGACCCTGTATCATTTTTTTGGCGTGCTGGAAGTGCCTTATCCATTCTTCAGCTTACCGGTTTTGCTGGGTGTCGCTGGCGGGATCGGATTACTGATCGGACCCACCGGATTATTATGGCTAAATTTGCGGCGCCATCCGATGCATGGCGATCAAGCGCAAAAGCCGATGGATCGTGGCTTCATCGTACTGCTTTTGGTCACCAGCGTGACCGGGCTGACTTTGCTGTTGTGGCGCGATACCGGCGCCATGACGCTGCTGCTGGCAGTGCACCTTGGCGTCGTCATGGCACTTTTTCTGACACTGCCTTATGGTAAATTCGCACATGGGATTTATCGTAGTGCCGCGCTACTTAAGTGGGCAATTGAAAAACGCCAGCCAACCAAACTGCGAACAGCCGACGAATGA
- a CDS encoding MFS transporter, whose product MTVPSPDVTGKSSSKWGAILRVTSGNFLEQFDFFLFGFYASQIAKTFFPAGSQFASLMLTFAVFGAGFLMRPVGAVVLGSYIDKVGRRKGLIVTLSIMASGTILIACMPGYATIGLMAPLLVLIGRLLQGFSAGAELGGVSVYLSEMATPGNKGFYTSWQSASQQVAIVVAAALGYGLNAFMSASAIADWGWRIPFFIGCAIVPFIFFLRQSLQETAEFNARTHHPSTREVFRSMLHNWRTVVAGTLLVAMTTTTFYLITVYTPTFGRTVLKLSTADSLIVTFCVGISNFIWLPIGGALSDRIGRRPILIGITLLAIFTAYPTLSWLVSAPSFERMLIVLLWYSFFFGVYNGAMVAALTEVMPVNVRVAGFSLAFSLATAIFGGSTPAVSTFLIQITGDKAAPAYWMSFAAVCGLLATLMLYRGPKGSRHAFKDGRVPG is encoded by the coding sequence ATGACCGTGCCATCCCCCGATGTAACGGGTAAATCATCCTCAAAATGGGGCGCAATTTTACGCGTCACTAGTGGAAATTTTCTCGAACAATTCGATTTTTTCTTATTTGGCTTTTACGCTTCACAAATTGCCAAAACATTTTTTCCGGCGGGGAGTCAGTTTGCTTCTTTGATGCTGACTTTTGCAGTCTTCGGTGCAGGATTTCTGATGCGCCCGGTGGGGGCGGTGGTGCTGGGTTCCTATATCGACAAGGTGGGGCGGCGCAAGGGATTGATTGTCACGTTGTCGATTATGGCCAGCGGAACTATCCTGATCGCCTGTATGCCCGGTTACGCGACCATCGGTCTGATGGCGCCGCTGTTAGTCTTGATAGGGCGTTTGTTGCAAGGATTTTCAGCTGGCGCAGAACTTGGTGGCGTCTCGGTTTATCTGTCCGAAATGGCGACACCCGGAAATAAGGGCTTTTATACCAGCTGGCAATCTGCCAGTCAGCAAGTCGCTATCGTGGTGGCTGCCGCACTGGGTTATGGATTGAACGCCTTTATGTCCGCCTCGGCGATTGCCGACTGGGGCTGGCGAATTCCGTTCTTTATCGGTTGCGCCATTGTGCCCTTCATCTTTTTTCTGCGTCAGTCTTTACAGGAAACTGCAGAATTCAATGCGCGTACCCATCATCCCAGTACGCGTGAAGTCTTTCGCTCGATGCTACATAACTGGCGCACGGTAGTTGCCGGTACATTATTAGTGGCGATGACCACGACCACGTTTTATCTGATCACCGTTTACACGCCGACGTTTGGCCGGACAGTGCTTAAGCTAAGCACTGCAGATAGTCTTATCGTGACTTTTTGTGTCGGGATTTCGAATTTTATCTGGCTACCGATTGGCGGGGCGTTGTCGGACCGCATTGGCCGCCGGCCGATTTTGATTGGCATTACCCTCTTAGCCATTTTTACTGCTTATCCCACTTTATCCTGGCTCGTCAGCGCGCCGAGCTTTGAGCGTATGCTCATTGTGCTGTTGTGGTATTCATTTTTCTTTGGTGTCTATAACGGCGCGATGGTCGCAGCGTTAACGGAAGTAATGCCGGTCAATGTGCGTGTTGCAGGCTTTTCGCTCGCTTTCAGTTTGGCTACCGCGATTTTTGGTGGCTCTACGCCTGCAGTCTCGACTTTCCTCATTCAAATCACAGGTGACAAGGCCGCACCCGCTTATTGGATGAGCTTCGCTGCTGTTTGTGGCCTGCTAGCAACCTTGATGCTGTATAGGGGGCCAAAAGGATCCAGGCATGCATTCAAAGACGGCCGGGTTCCCGGTTAA